Proteins found in one Paenibacillus dendritiformis genomic segment:
- the cbiD gene encoding cobalt-precorrin-5B (C(1))-methyltransferase CbiD — protein sequence MEDYVYYEGKKLRKGYTTGTCAAAAAKAAAAMIIKQEKIAGVTIITPNGTTLQLPVDKQQFDRHTATAAVQKDGGDDIDATHGMWIFAQVTLNAGGEIRIDGGQGIGRVTQKGIAVPVGEAAINPVPRRMITAAVREEIGPDRGADVVIFAPEGEERAERTMNSRLGIIGGISILGTTGIVTPMSDEGWKQSLSIELEMKKAQGFRKIILVPGNYGERFVEEQLGIDGKYVVSMSNFVGYMLKETQRLAFEHVLMVGHFGKLIKVSAGIFTTYSKDADARAEIMVANLALAGAPLPLLQRIAACATTEAAGEIMVAEGYSEVFQTITDKVKERAVQFLKYSKPAVDIDVITFSTDRGMLASTCDISTIKEAWP from the coding sequence ATGGAAGATTACGTATATTACGAGGGGAAAAAATTGCGCAAGGGCTATACGACAGGCACTTGCGCGGCAGCGGCGGCCAAAGCGGCAGCGGCCATGATCATCAAGCAGGAGAAGATCGCCGGGGTGACGATCATCACGCCGAACGGAACGACCCTGCAGCTTCCGGTGGACAAGCAGCAGTTCGATCGGCATACGGCCACGGCCGCCGTGCAAAAAGACGGCGGTGATGATATCGATGCGACGCATGGGATGTGGATTTTTGCGCAGGTCACCTTGAATGCCGGCGGGGAGATCCGCATCGACGGCGGGCAAGGCATAGGGCGCGTGACGCAGAAGGGCATCGCGGTCCCGGTTGGGGAAGCGGCTATCAATCCGGTGCCGCGCCGCATGATTACCGCGGCCGTACGGGAAGAGATTGGCCCTGACCGCGGGGCGGATGTTGTTATTTTCGCGCCGGAAGGCGAAGAGCGCGCCGAGCGCACCATGAACAGCCGCCTCGGGATTATCGGCGGAATCTCGATTCTGGGGACGACCGGAATCGTAACTCCGATGTCCGATGAAGGATGGAAGCAGTCGCTGTCCATCGAGCTGGAAATGAAAAAAGCGCAGGGCTTCCGGAAAATCATTCTCGTTCCCGGGAATTACGGGGAGCGCTTTGTCGAAGAGCAGCTTGGCATCGACGGCAAATACGTGGTCTCGATGAGCAATTTCGTCGGCTACATGCTCAAGGAGACGCAGCGCCTCGCGTTTGAACATGTGCTGATGGTGGGCCATTTCGGCAAGTTAATAAAAGTATCCGCCGGCATTTTCACCACGTACAGCAAGGACGCGGATGCGCGGGCAGAGATCATGGTGGCGAACCTGGCGCTGGCCGGCGCGCCCCTTCCCCTGCTCCAGCGAATTGCGGCCTGCGCGACCACGGAAGCGGCGGGTGAAATTATGGTGGCGGAAGGGTATAGCGAGGTTTTTCAGACCATTACGGACAAAGTGAAAGAACGGGCAGTACAGTTTTTGAAATACAGCAAACCGGCAGTGGATATCGATGTCATTACGTTCTCGACGGATCGCGGAATGCTGGCTTCCACCTGCGACATCTCAACCATCAAGGAGGCATGGCCATGA
- a CDS encoding decarboxylating cobalt-precorrin-6B (C(15))-methyltransferase: MRDEAFIRGKTPMTKAEVRAVSIDKLALDETSRRVLDVGAGTGSVALQVAKMFPHVAVTAIERNEEALSLIEQNRRQFGLDNVEIVAAEAPIPLDNIVFDAIFVGGSGGQLTEIIDWSHALLQPGGQLVLNFILMENALEAAAYLEQGPWHEVEIIQMQVSKWQELGQGHYFKPQNPTFIIACQKERSGTA, from the coding sequence ATGAGGGATGAAGCATTTATTCGCGGCAAGACACCGATGACCAAGGCGGAGGTCCGCGCCGTATCCATTGACAAATTAGCTTTGGACGAGACAAGCCGACGTGTTCTCGACGTCGGAGCCGGCACGGGCAGCGTAGCGCTCCAGGTTGCGAAGATGTTCCCCCATGTGGCGGTAACCGCGATAGAACGGAACGAAGAGGCGCTGTCCTTAATCGAACAGAACCGGCGGCAGTTCGGGCTGGACAATGTGGAGATCGTGGCGGCAGAGGCTCCCATCCCGCTGGACAATATCGTGTTCGACGCTATTTTTGTCGGCGGCAGCGGGGGGCAATTAACGGAGATCATCGATTGGAGCCATGCCTTGCTTCAGCCGGGCGGTCAGCTTGTGCTCAATTTCATCTTGATGGAAAATGCCCTCGAAGCGGCAGCCTATCTCGAACAAGGGCCCTGGCATGAAGTCGAGATCATTCAAATGCAGGTGTCGAAATGGCAAGAACTTGGACAAGGGCATTATTTCAAGCCCCAAAATCCGACCTTCATTATCGCTTGCCAAAAAGAAAGGAGCGGGACAGCATGA
- a CDS encoding cobalt-precorrin-4 methyltransferase, whose protein sequence is MTKVHFVGAGPGHKELITLRGYNLLKEADVVIYAGSLVNPDLLEYCKEGCEIYNSAMMDLMEIIDCMEQGVRAGKQVVRLQTGDFSIYGSIREQIEEMKKRDIEFTCTPGVSSFLGAASQLGVEYTVPEVSQSVIITRMEGRTPVPDRESLRSFAAHRTSMVIFLSVQAVEDVVAELVAGGYPEDTSAAVIYKATWADEKQVTGTLRDIAAKVKEQGITKTALIMVGDFLGETYYYSKLYDKDFSHEYR, encoded by the coding sequence ATGACGAAAGTGCATTTTGTCGGGGCGGGACCCGGACATAAAGAACTCATTACATTGCGAGGATACAACCTCCTGAAAGAGGCGGATGTCGTCATTTATGCCGGTTCGCTGGTGAACCCGGATTTGCTGGAGTACTGCAAGGAAGGCTGCGAAATCTACAACAGCGCCATGATGGATTTGATGGAGATTATCGATTGCATGGAACAAGGCGTGCGGGCCGGGAAGCAAGTTGTCCGCCTGCAGACCGGAGACTTTTCGATCTATGGGTCGATCCGGGAACAAATCGAGGAAATGAAAAAACGGGATATCGAGTTCACCTGCACCCCGGGGGTAAGTTCATTCCTGGGCGCGGCCTCGCAGCTCGGCGTCGAGTATACCGTGCCGGAAGTGAGCCAAAGCGTGATTATTACGCGCATGGAGGGCAGAACGCCGGTTCCGGACAGGGAATCGCTGCGATCCTTCGCCGCGCACCGCACCTCGATGGTTATTTTCCTGTCGGTGCAAGCGGTCGAGGACGTGGTGGCCGAACTGGTGGCAGGCGGATATCCGGAGGATACCTCGGCAGCCGTCATCTATAAAGCAACTTGGGCGGATGAAAAGCAAGTGACCGGAACCCTGCGCGATATTGCCGCCAAAGTCAAGGAGCAGGGCATCACGAAAACGGCGCTCATTATGGTAGGGGATTTTCTGGGCGAGACCTATTATTATTCCAAGCTGTACGACAAGGATTTCTCGCATGAGTACAGATAA
- a CDS encoding methyl-accepting chemotaxis protein: MNSGIRQKSTQVLEEQAVLAAIEQSLAMIEFNIEGEVLWANHLFAQTMGYTASELVGKHHRMFCTQQFIGSAEYDTFWENLRNGIKFQQKIARVAKNGDLVWLEATYMPVLDDKGCTVAVLKVATDITPRENAASRMKDELRLMAEDLLKRTEEGVERNQQVEAAIQRAVTDSEDNLTLLRQLEVEHKSITGIVQMIRDFASQTHLLGLNAAIEAAHAGEHGLGFQVVAAEVRKLAEHVQEAAKNVQAAIERIADKVGQVGGGTKNSRNGIVECQHQIQQATEEFAKIGKAAGNLDAQAKTLSEMM, encoded by the coding sequence ATGAATAGTGGGATCAGGCAGAAAAGTACACAAGTGCTGGAGGAGCAAGCGGTGCTGGCCGCAATAGAGCAGTCGCTCGCCATGATCGAGTTTAACATCGAGGGTGAAGTACTTTGGGCGAACCATCTGTTTGCCCAGACAATGGGGTATACAGCGTCAGAACTTGTCGGAAAACATCACCGGATGTTTTGCACGCAACAGTTTATCGGAAGTGCAGAGTATGATACGTTTTGGGAGAATTTGCGGAACGGTATAAAATTTCAACAGAAGATCGCCCGGGTAGCGAAGAATGGGGACCTGGTATGGCTGGAAGCAACGTATATGCCGGTCCTTGACGATAAGGGCTGCACAGTAGCCGTCTTGAAGGTGGCGACCGACATCACGCCAAGGGAAAACGCCGCCTCCCGAATGAAGGATGAGCTGCGGCTGATGGCGGAAGATTTGCTGAAGCGCACGGAAGAAGGCGTGGAGCGCAACCAGCAGGTTGAGGCAGCTATTCAGCGCGCGGTGACGGACAGTGAAGACAACTTAACCCTTCTGCGGCAATTGGAAGTTGAACACAAATCCATCACAGGAATTGTTCAGATGATCCGGGATTTTGCTTCGCAAACCCATCTGCTGGGCCTGAACGCGGCGATTGAGGCGGCCCATGCCGGGGAGCATGGCCTCGGGTTTCAGGTGGTGGCCGCCGAGGTACGGAAGCTGGCCGAGCACGTCCAAGAGGCGGCCAAAAATGTCCAAGCCGCCATCGAGAGAATCGCCGATAAGGTAGGACAGGTTGGCGGGGGGACGAAAAACTCCCGGAACGGAATCGTCGAATGTCAGCATCAAATTCAGCAAGCTACCGAGGAATTTGCCAAAATCGGCAAAGCAGCGGGTAATCTGGATGCGCAGGCGAAAACCCTGAGCGAAATGATGTAA
- a CDS encoding cobalt-precorrin 5A hydrolase: MSTDKNTAIIAVTAIGKALAASIKEALAADCYVPAKLQSEGFAALEPDFATGMRLLFQQYDALVCIMAAGIAVRTLAPVITDKLYDPAVVVMDEKGQHAISLLSGHVGGANDLARKLAELTGAAPVITTATDVQQVAALDMIVPSVPGWIPDFRENCKRINGLLAAGKTVCLYEEVPVEIDRRGFTPITNPHELPEQAEALVWVTHRYRLPELKVHTVKLVPRTRVLGVGCRKHTEPEQMRQAFADFCLRHDTDPHSFAVMASIDVKKDEPAIKHLAEQWNCPFITYTADQLREVEGKYPVSEFVRQTVKVGSVALSAADLASGGRVLTPRFAVNGITMAMGERTKLSDGVKA; the protein is encoded by the coding sequence ATGAGTACAGATAAGAACACCGCCATTATTGCGGTGACGGCCATTGGCAAGGCGCTTGCCGCCTCCATCAAGGAGGCGCTGGCGGCCGATTGCTATGTGCCCGCGAAGCTGCAATCCGAAGGGTTTGCTGCGCTTGAACCGGATTTCGCAACGGGGATGCGACTCCTTTTCCAGCAATATGATGCGCTGGTCTGCATTATGGCGGCAGGGATTGCCGTCCGGACACTGGCTCCCGTCATCACAGACAAGCTGTATGATCCGGCGGTCGTGGTGATGGATGAGAAAGGACAGCACGCGATCAGTCTATTGTCCGGACATGTGGGCGGAGCCAATGACTTGGCCCGCAAGCTGGCGGAGCTGACGGGAGCAGCCCCCGTAATTACGACGGCAACAGACGTTCAGCAGGTGGCGGCGCTCGACATGATCGTGCCGTCCGTCCCGGGATGGATCCCGGATTTTCGCGAGAACTGCAAGCGAATCAACGGGCTATTGGCCGCCGGGAAAACCGTGTGCCTGTACGAAGAAGTGCCGGTAGAGATCGACCGGCGGGGCTTCACGCCAATCACCAATCCGCATGAGCTTCCGGAACAGGCCGAAGCCTTGGTGTGGGTCACGCATCGGTATCGCCTGCCGGAATTGAAGGTGCACACGGTGAAGCTGGTTCCCCGGACACGGGTGCTTGGCGTCGGATGCCGCAAGCACACCGAGCCTGAACAGATGAGGCAGGCGTTTGCTGATTTTTGCCTCCGGCATGATACCGATCCGCATTCCTTTGCCGTCATGGCCAGTATCGATGTCAAAAAGGATGAACCGGCGATCAAGCACTTGGCGGAACAATGGAATTGCCCCTTCATCACGTATACGGCCGATCAACTGCGTGAAGTCGAGGGCAAGTATCCGGTATCCGAGTTCGTCAGACAGACTGTGAAGGTAGGCAGCGTCGCGCTATCCGCGGCTGATCTTGCCAGCGGGGGCCGGGTGTTGACGCCAAGGTTCGCCGTCAATGGAATCACGATGGCGATGGGAGAGAGAACGAAACTAAGCGATGGGGTGAAGGCATGA
- a CDS encoding Rpn family recombination-promoting nuclease/putative transposase — translation MGTETDEHNTVHHRHDTSYRFLLSSKKLFVELLRSFVQKEWVKRIDETNVQEIPHSFVLQDFKRKEADLVYRVKLNGQDVVFYLLLEMQSTVDFLMPYRLLLYQVEIWRYLMKDQEKTKGKPKAFRLPPIVPIVLYNGKRRWTASRQFRQLLANETMFGSELLNFEYVLIDVARYTEEELLALSNTIGSVFLLDQTEDQTQLLNRLGKLMHTVQQLPEDSQQQLVAWMANILSQKLPENEPHLRELIQNEKGGVSVMGLEKTLDAIKREGRREGRREGLREGIQEGRKEGIREGIREGIREGKQEGKREAKEEVVQQMIAENLDPELIARVTGFSLDIITQLREKSKSK, via the coding sequence ATGGGGACGGAAACTGATGAACACAACACGGTACATCACCGCCACGATACGTCATATCGCTTCCTGTTGTCCAGTAAAAAGCTCTTTGTCGAACTGCTTCGCTCTTTTGTTCAAAAAGAATGGGTGAAGCGCATAGATGAAACGAACGTGCAGGAAATCCCCCATTCGTTTGTTCTTCAAGACTTCAAGCGGAAGGAAGCCGATTTGGTGTACCGCGTGAAGCTGAACGGACAAGATGTCGTATTTTATTTGTTGCTGGAAATGCAGTCCACAGTGGACTTCCTCATGCCGTACCGTCTTCTGCTTTATCAGGTGGAGATCTGGCGCTATCTTATGAAAGACCAGGAAAAGACAAAGGGTAAGCCGAAAGCATTCCGGCTGCCTCCCATTGTGCCGATTGTGCTTTACAATGGAAAGAGACGCTGGACCGCCAGCAGACAATTTCGCCAGTTGTTAGCCAATGAGACGATGTTCGGTTCGGAACTTCTTAATTTTGAATATGTGCTTATTGATGTTGCTCGATATACGGAAGAAGAGTTGTTGGCTCTTTCCAATACGATCGGTTCTGTCTTTTTGCTTGATCAGACGGAGGATCAGACGCAACTGCTGAATCGGCTCGGCAAGCTGATGCATACCGTACAGCAATTGCCAGAGGATAGCCAACAGCAATTGGTCGCCTGGATGGCGAATATATTGAGTCAGAAATTGCCGGAAAATGAACCGCATTTGCGCGAGCTTATCCAAAACGAAAAAGGAGGCGTATCGGTTATGGGGCTTGAAAAAACCTTGGATGCCATTAAACGCGAGGGAAGACGCGAAGGCCGAAGAGAAGGCTTACGGGAAGGTATACAGGAAGGCCGGAAAGAAGGGATACGAGAAGGGATTCGAGAAGGGATCCGAGAAGGCAAACAAGAAGGCAAGCGGGAAGCAAAAGAGGAAGTTGTCCAGCAAATGATTGCCGAAAATCTGGATCCTGAATTGATCGCCAGAGTCACGGGCTTTTCACTCGATATTATTACACAGTTACGGGAAAAATCTAAATCTAAGTGA
- a CDS encoding cobalt-precorrin-7 (C(5))-methyltransferase, with protein MIHIVGIGPGSPELLTSAGALLIQKADVIVGSKRQLSDIPPDNPAERKLLPSQLSELEAFLRERIGQDIVLLASGDPLMYGIGKWALDRFPQEQLQIVPGISSIQYLCSRCGIAMNDLYITSSHGKQPDFDFLLAHPKVAMVTDSKIGPAEIAEEILQRKLHKTLIIGENLSYPEERLHRLKPEQVAAHYDMNVVVILDEG; from the coding sequence ATGATTCATATTGTCGGTATTGGCCCGGGCAGTCCGGAGCTGCTGACCAGTGCAGGCGCCTTGCTCATACAGAAGGCGGACGTGATTGTCGGCTCGAAGCGGCAGCTCAGCGATATTCCGCCGGACAACCCGGCCGAACGCAAGCTGCTGCCCTCGCAGTTGTCGGAGCTGGAAGCCTTTCTGCGCGAGAGGATCGGCCAGGACATCGTGCTGCTCGCCTCCGGAGACCCGTTAATGTATGGCATCGGAAAATGGGCATTGGACAGATTTCCACAGGAACAGCTTCAGATTGTACCCGGGATCAGCTCGATTCAATATTTATGCAGCCGCTGCGGCATTGCCATGAACGACCTGTATATTACGAGCAGCCACGGCAAGCAGCCTGACTTCGACTTTCTGCTTGCGCATCCGAAAGTGGCGATGGTCACGGACAGCAAGATTGGCCCTGCGGAAATCGCTGAGGAAATTCTGCAAAGGAAGCTGCACAAAACGCTCATTATCGGAGAAAACCTCAGCTATCCCGAGGAACGGTTGCATCGGTTGAAGCCGGAGCAAGTGGCGGCTCACTATGATATGAATGTGGTGGTGATTTTGGATGAGGGATGA
- a CDS encoding DUF4261 domain-containing protein, producing MTAQQQAAMQSMIEWLSDEHELGREPNKIEIAGEFDLHDMHYYIFKYKKTMLGKWLLGVCGGYEAPDDTEHCGHVFSEMQPYDPATAEQEAIAMVEMIREYWMKQAAALEAEQEQSDPSESKKESSGLFNGFVLLNTSECDLEQIKANLLQDWNISCPSAENPEEEKEGTMVFEVEGFTLAVSFVDAPVPDGEAEHYAQGNYLWPEAVEITKTHVAQIILAVFTRSGSPLDSGRMYTKLAASCLKLPNAIGLYSSGTVYQPEFFVELAEMMKSDDAFPLLNLVYFGLVGTETGVSGYTIGLEHFGKDEIEVLDSQATPAELRNFLIDISAYVIEQDVTLRDGETIGFTAEQKLPITRSEGVYINGDSLKIEF from the coding sequence ATGACAGCCCAACAACAGGCGGCAATGCAATCCATGATAGAATGGCTTTCTGATGAACATGAACTCGGCCGCGAACCTAACAAGATTGAGATCGCAGGTGAATTTGATCTGCACGATATGCATTACTACATATTCAAGTATAAAAAGACAATGCTCGGAAAATGGCTTCTTGGCGTCTGTGGCGGCTATGAAGCTCCAGATGACACGGAGCATTGCGGCCACGTGTTCAGTGAGATGCAGCCCTATGATCCGGCTACTGCGGAGCAGGAAGCGATTGCGATGGTCGAAATGATCCGCGAGTACTGGATGAAGCAAGCGGCAGCACTTGAGGCCGAGCAAGAACAATCTGATCCTTCCGAGTCGAAGAAGGAATCATCCGGCCTTTTTAACGGTTTCGTTCTGCTCAACACTTCGGAGTGCGACCTTGAACAGATCAAGGCGAATCTGCTGCAGGACTGGAACATTTCTTGTCCATCCGCCGAGAACCCCGAGGAAGAAAAAGAGGGAACTATGGTCTTTGAGGTGGAAGGCTTCACCTTGGCCGTAAGCTTTGTCGATGCACCCGTGCCGGACGGCGAAGCCGAGCATTACGCGCAAGGCAACTACCTCTGGCCGGAGGCCGTTGAGATCACCAAAACGCATGTGGCCCAAATCATTTTGGCTGTATTTACCCGCTCCGGCTCCCCGCTGGACAGCGGAAGAATGTATACCAAGCTGGCCGCCAGTTGCTTAAAGCTCCCGAATGCAATCGGGCTTTATTCATCCGGCACCGTCTATCAGCCTGAATTCTTTGTGGAGCTGGCCGAGATGATGAAGTCGGATGATGCATTCCCTTTACTAAATCTGGTTTATTTTGGCCTTGTCGGAACGGAAACAGGGGTGAGCGGATATACAATCGGGCTGGAGCATTTCGGCAAGGACGAAATCGAAGTGCTTGACAGTCAGGCAACCCCTGCCGAGCTGCGCAACTTCCTGATTGATATTTCCGCTTATGTCATAGAGCAGGACGTCACTTTACGAGATGGCGAAACGATCGGTTTCACGGCTGAACAAAAGCTGCCGATTACCCGTTCTGAAGGCGTATATATCAACGGAGACAGCCTTAAAATCGAATTCTAA
- the cobK gene encoding precorrin-6A reductase: protein MILIFGGTSDSLDICDWLHARGHDYIVSVATEYGEQLAKQHADQVICQRLDAAGMCRVMREKAVSLVVDATHPFAVEVSANAMNAAGSMNIPYVRYERSSGEADHLHLVRDIDEACRAAAALGDRIFLTTGSKNLPEYVAKLPGKHVIARVLPVSDVIAACEQLGLLADQIIAMKGPFSQALNTELFRQTGADVMITKESGPKGGFAEKIAACRELGIPCVVIRRPALQYPNVITDVNELAQYTIYMK, encoded by the coding sequence ATGATCCTGATATTCGGCGGAACCTCGGATAGTCTCGATATTTGCGATTGGCTGCACGCTCGCGGGCATGACTATATCGTGTCCGTGGCCACCGAATACGGGGAACAGCTGGCGAAGCAGCATGCCGATCAGGTCATCTGCCAGCGGCTGGATGCAGCCGGCATGTGCCGGGTGATGCGCGAGAAGGCGGTCTCCCTGGTCGTCGATGCGACCCATCCGTTCGCTGTGGAAGTGTCCGCGAATGCGATGAACGCCGCCGGCAGCATGAATATTCCTTATGTTCGCTATGAGAGGTCATCCGGCGAGGCAGACCATCTTCATCTCGTCCGTGACATTGATGAAGCATGCCGCGCCGCAGCGGCGTTGGGCGACCGCATTTTTCTGACGACCGGAAGCAAAAACTTGCCGGAGTATGTGGCGAAGCTCCCCGGCAAGCATGTCATCGCGAGAGTGCTGCCTGTGTCGGACGTCATCGCGGCCTGCGAACAGCTCGGTCTGCTGGCTGATCAGATTATCGCGATGAAGGGACCGTTTTCCCAAGCATTGAATACCGAGCTGTTCCGCCAGACCGGCGCGGACGTGATGATTACGAAGGAAAGCGGGCCGAAGGGCGGCTTTGCCGAGAAAATCGCCGCTTGCCGGGAGCTCGGCATTCCTTGCGTCGTCATTCGGCGGCCGGCGCTGCAATACCCGAATGTCATTACAGACGTCAACGAGCTAGCACAATACACAATATATATGAAATAA
- a CDS encoding cobalt-precorrin-8 methylmutase — MDYIKNPKRIEEKSFEIIQDIITETRPDYTFRNREEELVMKRAIHTTADFDYLDNLVFTHDALTKIRETIREGGIIFTDTNMALSGINKKLLEQYGCRYRCYVNEPETAEVARQQGITRSMAGIQLAAKEEGKKLFVIGNAPTAVYQILEMAVAGELDVEAVVGVPVGFVGAAESKEALYESDIPAVVARGRKGGSNLAAAIMNAVLYAM; from the coding sequence ATGGATTACATCAAAAACCCCAAGCGGATTGAAGAAAAAAGCTTTGAAATCATACAGGACATCATTACGGAAACAAGACCGGACTATACGTTCCGCAACCGGGAAGAGGAGCTGGTCATGAAGCGGGCGATTCATACGACGGCGGATTTTGACTATTTGGATAATCTCGTCTTCACCCATGATGCCTTGACGAAAATACGCGAAACGATCCGGGAGGGCGGCATCATTTTTACCGATACGAATATGGCCCTGAGCGGCATCAATAAAAAGCTGCTGGAGCAATACGGCTGTCGCTACCGCTGCTACGTCAATGAACCGGAAACGGCGGAGGTGGCTCGTCAGCAAGGCATCACCCGCTCCATGGCCGGAATTCAGCTTGCCGCCAAAGAAGAAGGCAAGAAATTGTTTGTCATCGGCAATGCGCCTACCGCCGTCTATCAAATTCTGGAGATGGCGGTTGCAGGCGAGTTGGACGTGGAGGCGGTCGTCGGCGTGCCGGTTGGATTTGTCGGGGCGGCCGAATCCAAAGAAGCGCTTTATGAAAGCGACATTCCGGCGGTCGTGGCCCGCGGGCGGAAGGGCGGAAGCAATCTGGCGGCGGCCATTATGAACGCCGTGCTGTACGCGATGTAA
- the cobJ gene encoding precorrin-3B C(17)-methyltransferase, whose product MIYVVGIGPGERDMMTGEALAAIQKADVIVGYITYIRLIEELIQGKEVVKTGMRKEIDRCQEAVDIAKTGKTVAVVSSGDAGIYGMAGLILEIVDKEQAAIEVEIVAGVTASIGAAARLGAPLMHDFCHISLSDLMTPWEVIEKRVKLAAEADFVVCFYNPRSKGRANHLQHALEMMMAYKSPSTPVGIVKDVGRKEERKILTTMADIDYEEVDMTTMVIVGNKETYVSGGRMITPRGYTL is encoded by the coding sequence ATGATTTATGTGGTAGGAATTGGGCCGGGCGAGAGAGACATGATGACCGGAGAGGCGCTCGCCGCCATTCAAAAAGCGGATGTGATCGTGGGCTACATTACGTATATCCGGCTGATCGAAGAGCTGATCCAGGGGAAAGAAGTCGTCAAAACGGGGATGCGGAAGGAAATCGACCGCTGCCAGGAAGCTGTCGATATTGCGAAGACCGGCAAAACGGTAGCGGTCGTATCGAGCGGAGATGCCGGGATTTACGGCATGGCCGGCCTCATTCTCGAGATTGTGGATAAAGAGCAAGCAGCGATTGAGGTAGAAATCGTGGCCGGCGTCACGGCGAGCATCGGCGCGGCGGCAAGACTGGGAGCGCCCCTGATGCATGATTTTTGCCATATCAGCTTAAGCGATCTGATGACGCCTTGGGAGGTCATCGAGAAGCGGGTGAAGCTGGCGGCGGAAGCCGATTTTGTCGTCTGCTTCTACAATCCGAGAAGCAAGGGCCGGGCGAACCATCTGCAGCATGCCCTGGAAATGATGATGGCCTATAAATCGCCTTCCACTCCGGTCGGGATCGTGAAGGATGTCGGCCGCAAGGAAGAACGAAAAATACTGACGACGATGGCGGACATCGACTATGAAGAGGTGGATATGACGACGATGGTGATCGTCGGCAACAAGGAAACCTATGTCTCCGGTGGCCGCATGATCACGCCACGGGGTTATACGCTATGA